A genomic segment from Amphiura filiformis chromosome 10, Afil_fr2py, whole genome shotgun sequence encodes:
- the LOC140163039 gene encoding uncharacterized protein, which produces MVISSSSSTMETAPLSLYNYSWQLYLTACREQNLYLWPKELKKIKSSGPPTPPLTPTSQNQVQPVTGYPAFTLPNGITAYSTTGSTSSLRLPHKPIEPVPILPIAGGAWGHYHWPVVTSSSPTHSMTSSELAAARAALTGITGSAEYHKLDCVTRIPPTGTAAFLQTHHHQQQKLQKSAPKFDFHNLVKAATQPCSADFKKTATKSGTFGMGMGLHQPTERRRGRGPTRAKKEFICKYCGRHFTKSYNLLIHERTHTDERPYSCDICHKAFRRQDHLRDHRYIHSKEKPFKCPDCGKGFCQARTLAVHKTLHLQESPHKCSTCGRTFNQRSNLKTHLLTHTDIKPYSCQHCGKVFRRNCDLRRHSLTHTEGAAINDDVFMEISTTTSASPSPSPPAVTPTTMVMDSGMSPEPATIVA; this is translated from the exons AACTAAAGAAGATCAAATCATCTGGTCCACCAACCCCACCACTCACACCAACAAGTCAGAATCAGGTTCAACCAGTCACAGGATACCCCGCTTTCACATTACCAAACGGCATCACAGCATACAGCACCACCGGGAGCACTAGCTCGCTGAGGCTCCCGCATAAACCAATCGAACCTGTGCCAATTCTCCCCATTGCCGGCGGCGCATGGGGACACTACCACTGGCCAGTCGTGACGTCCAGCTCCCCGACACATTCCATGACCTCGTCAGAACTCGCAGCTGCACGCGCCGCTCTCACCGGCATCACCGGCAGCGCGGAGTATCACAAACTAGACTGCGTCACGCGCATCCCACCGACGGGGACAGCCGCGTTTTTACAGACGCATCATCACCAGCAACAAAAGTTGCAGAAATCTGCACCTAAATTTGACTTTCATAATCTTGTGAAAGCAGCGACACAGCCTTGTAGTGCAGACTTCAAAAAGACAGCAACCAAATCTGGTACTTTCGGCATGGGGATGGGACTTCACCAGCCGACagagaggaggagagggaggggtCCCACCAGGGCTAAGAAAGAATTCATATGCAAATATTGCGGTCGACACTTCACTAAGTCTTATAACCTGTTGATACATGAGAGAACACATACAGATGAACGCCCCTACTCGTGTGATATCTGCCACAAAGCATTCCGTAGACAAGATCATCTCAGAGACCATAG GTACATTCATTCCAAAGAGAAGCCATTCAAGTGTCCAGATTGCGGTAAAGGCTTCTGCCAAGCCCGTACCTTGGCTGTCCACAAGACTCTTCACCTCCAGGAGTCCCCCCATAAATGCTCCACGTGTGGAAGAACGTTCAACCAGCGCAGCAATCTCAAGACCCACCTCCTGACCCACACCGACATCAAACCATACAGTTGCCAGCACTGCGGCAAAGTGTTCCGCCGCAACTGCGATCTCAGACGCCATAGCCTCACCCACACAGAGGGCGCCGCGATAAACGACGATGTCTTCATGGAGATTTCGACGACGACATCGGCTTCGCCTTCACCGTCGCCGCCGGCTGTAACACCGACAACTATGGTGATGGATTCGGGAATGAGCCCGGAGCCAGCCACGATTGTAGCATAG